The Elgaria multicarinata webbii isolate HBS135686 ecotype San Diego chromosome 1, rElgMul1.1.pri, whole genome shotgun sequence genome includes the window CTTCTGCTGACAAAACTGAGAGGTAAGATACATTAGACAAATATGGAAATAGCATATCTAAAATAGGGTAGTATAGCTGACTCCTTGCAACAAAGTCAGCAGGAGTCCCCTACTGCCAGATGCTACATTGATTAGAACAGAGGAGAGATACACAAGAACAGATTCTGAGCAGATTTACAGTGCTGTTGACTCAATGTAACATCAGGTAAATAGTGGCAGAACTTGATTATTCTACCAATTTGCCTGTTCCCCTCAAATTAGTATACAAAATTACTACACTGCTGTGGCTAACAAACCTGTTCTTACGTTTCCAGTATGGATGTGGATGGAGAAGCCAAGAAACTACTTGGATTGGGGCAGAAAAACCTAGTAATGGGAGATATTCCAGCTGCTGTTAATGCATTCCAGGAAGCTGCTAGCCTGTTGTAAGTAATAGCATAtgataaatttgcatttatatgagagcattttaaaacttcaaatgaTGGATGAGGTATCTTGACAATTGTTTACTTAGGTGCTTTTATTCTGTAGAACCCTTCAAGGTGATCATAATAATTATATCATGGATATTGTTTTCACCCAAGAATAACATATGTTTGGGTGTGTTTTAAATAGCTTTTTGCGTTGCTTCCTAACTGTAAGCCTGTCCTGTAGATAAGGTAAATGAGTGGGAGGAAGAATGCTCAATATGCTTACTGGAGAATAAGTGGTGGTCTTCACACTGTGTTTAGACTTGTTTAATTCAATCAAGCTTTAATAAAAGGGAGATTTAACTTTCCTACCACTTCCCCTCTCTTGGTGATATAAGATGTATGGCTTAAAGTTTATGCAGTCATTTCTAGTTAGGGTGGAGGTAGATAGCTTGCAAATCACTGCCAAACATCCATCACAGGAATAAGTTGGTGCCTAATAAGCTGCTAAATCACTGCCCTCTACGTCATCTGAGCATTACCTTAGTATACTTCTTAACTCATGGGTCTACATGGCAAAATGTGTCAATACACAAACTTTTATCAGAGCCATTTTTAATCACTTCGAGAGACTGAAACAGTATATGCTAGTAGAAGTTGACCATGAATTGTCTCTCACCCAATGAAGCTATTAATGTTGAGTTAGCTTTAATATTCCTAGGAAGAGGTTGAGGAAGCTAATCTGTAACTTTACTTTAGGGGTAAGAAGTATGGTGAAACAGCAAATGAGTGTGCCGAAGCATTCTTTTTTTATGGGAAATCTCTTCTGGAGTTGGCAAGGTAAGCTGATGTGTCTTGCTGATGagttacttagggtgcaatcctgtgcatgcttagagaggaaaagtcctgcaattccccagATGGGAATTTACGAAGCGATGTTTTTAGCACAGACATCCTGTCACTGGTAATTAACACTTCATAACTTATGATTCAGTGGTTTCACACTAGAGTCACTCTTTGAAATTCTCTGTTCAAAATGGCCACTTTaatgtagggatgttggaggaatctggctGAGGTGGTGGTCTGAGTCCGCTGAGGTTTTGGTGGCTTggccccctggactttggcttgAGGGTTTTTCACAAATTACAGCCGTAATTCGTAGAAACAATGTCTTGCACAAAAGAAGAAcgttcccagattttgggaatGAGCCCCCAGATTGGCTCGCAAAAGCAAGGCAAGTCAGGAGTGTGATGGGAATCGATGAAGCCCTAAAAGGCAAAAGATTTTGCTGCAACGGGACAGTCCTACTTTAACTCAACTTTAGAAATGGTCATTGGACTTAAACTTAAGTAAAGTAAGTTTTTAACTAATGTAATGTCTAAGCAGGACATGATAGTAAATATCTGATGGTCCCCAACATCTGGTGCTATGTATTGTTCAGGTGTTTTAAGATCGCAGCATCTCCACTTGTTACCTAAGAGATCTGAGAAATTTAGTTTGTCCGGGACCTGTTGCAGATCATTTCCATTGAGTGATTTAGAAATCTAGTACTTCCACTACTCACATTGCTGGTTGTCTTAAGCTTTAATCTCTTCAGTTACTCCTCATAGAGAATGTGCTCCAATCCTTGCTTACATTTAGTTGCATCTTTCTATTTCACTGGCCAAActgcagcactactcaacgttgatccagtcaaatgctaagcaccctcagcggctcttcgcgtccttcaattctcttctgaagcctaatccaccatctctccccgcctctctgtctgccaatgactttgcctctttcttcaatgctaaaatccaaactattcgctccaatctagccagctctgctccgcttccagctcctgtccctcctcctgcaactctctcggcgttcccttcggtctcagctgatgaactgtctaaaatactgcgctcgttgAAGCCTTCCAcctgttcccgtgatccgattccctctcgcgtctttattaatcttatccccgctatcctcccgtccttgcttcacatcattaattcttctctgtcctctggttcatttccttctgcttttaaacatgctacagtctctcctattctcaaaaaacccactcttgatcgactatccctgtctaactaccgacctgtctctctcttgccctttgtctcaaagatcctggaacgtctggtctactctcgttgtcttgactttctctctaataactctgctctggatccctttcaatctggcttccgtcctttgcattccactgaaacagctcttaccaagatcaccaacgatcttcttactgccaagtctaaaggccattattccgttcttattctccttggtctaaccgcagcctttgacacggttgatcacgatcttctcttagattccctccatgaccttggactctgtggctctgtctataactggttcgcctcctatctagagggtcgctctttcagcgtgtcagctaacggcagctcgtcctcctcttttcccctttctgttggggttccgcaaggctcggtgcttggcccgttgttgttctctctatacatgctgcccttgggtaagcttattcaatctcatggcctccaatatcacctgtatgccgacgatacacaattatatctctcatctccggaactttctcctgatgttcacgatcgtatctcggcatgtctttcagatatctcagcctggctgcttcatcgtcgtttgaaacttaatatggcaaaaactgaactgcttgtttttcctcctaaaccttctcctcacctctcattctctcttactgtcaacgatgtcatgcttactccggtcaaggaagctcgtagtcttggctttatatttgactcctcgctctcctttactcctcacatcgaggcagtagctaaatcctgtcgtttcttcctgtataatattgccaggattcgaccatttttgtctgtctcttctgctctcgttcacgcactggttatctctcggttggactactgcagccttcttctctctggccttccttcgtctcacatcagtccgctggtctctgtccaccactctgccgctaagatcatcttcttggcccgccgctctgaccaggtcactccacttctgaaatctcttcattggcttccaattcactccagaatccaatataaacttctcctgctgaccttcaaagctcttcacggtctagctcatgcctatctctcctctctcatctcacactatcgccccgctcgtgctctccgctcctctgaagccatgcttctcgcctgcccaaggacctccacttcccttactcggcttcgtcctttttcttctgctgccccttacacctggaacgctcttccagaacacttgagaactacaaactcaatcactacttttaaaactcagctaaaaacttttcttttccctatagcttttaaatattgagtttgttctgactccatactgttagcttcaccctacccggtgcctgtttacacttccctgtgcctgtttgcattctccttccctctttattgtttactacaacttattagattgtaagcctatgcggcagggtcttgctatttactgtgttatctgtacagcaccatgtacattgatggtgctatataaataaataataataataataatatcttctagCAGATCTTGAAAAGATACAACTGTCCAAATGTGTCTTCAGTAGAATGCTTTATTATTCAATCTGCTTCTCTTACTGCTTCAGCACACTAAGTAAAGTCAATAACCTTTAAACTGTACTTCCAAAGCATTTCCCTAGAATAGCTGTACCCAATCTAGTCCTTTATTTGTAATCAAGGGTCAACAAATTTTGGCTGGCCTTGCTGACCACAACAAAAAAAGTATTGACTCCAAGACAACagtgcaaccaccaccacccaagggGCAAGATCTTGTCCTTATGCTATGCCTCAAATGCATGAGTTCTTTTCTCTAGTTCTGAGTTTTGACCTGAGGAAAGAAATTCTGTTTGGCGTTAGAGGTGTGAAATAGAGGCTTATTATGGTTCTGTACTTGCACCCAGAAAGCACAGTCAAAACAAATCCCAGGCTTCAGCTAAACTTTAGGGCTGGTTAAGAGCAGGTTCCATCCTCTCTCATTAACACCAGGGCTTGAAGGAAGCCTTGAGTTCATCTTGCTCACCAGAACCCTGGCCATAGTGAGTGTGGCAAGCAAGATTGTAAAATCCTGTTTAATGAATGACATTTGGATTTTTGTCACAATGTACATAACTTCATACTGAGTTTGGGTAACAGGATGTTACTAGTTCACAGTATCTTTGGGAATGTAAAGCTGTCCAGCTTGGGTGAATGAAGTGATCTGTTAATGGGGTTTCTGTGGCAAGATTGTTGTTTACCGAACTCAGGGTTCAGTTAAATGCATCTTGTCTACTCGTTCTTGAGAACTGAACAGTTGAAGTGAAACATGTAACAATGCTTTCTGCTCTTATAGAATGGAAAACGGGGGTACTGGGAAATGCCTTGGAAGGAGTGCAggtagaagaagaggaagaaaaaacagaaaaaacagaAGACTCAATGGTAGAAAGTGCTGATAATATAGATGGTATGTAGAGCTGTCTTAACACATCATAGAGATGCCAAGCTGTGTTAGTTCTAAATTAATTCTGGCCATAACTAATTTTATTGTCCTAGGTGACTTGAATCATAGAACCAAAGCTAAAACGACATTTTGTACTCTTTTAAGCTATAAACTTGACCAAAAACCTATTTCATAAGTCATTTAAAATTAGCCTTTGACAAGTTCAGTGCTTCTATAAACCTATTGAGTGAGGCATTATTTTGAACCCAGCCACCCGATTTTCACCATGTGGGCCAAGCTTTCTTTCTGGGTGAAAACACTGATTTGTATGCCTAATGATTTTAGAAACATTGTCTGACATTGAACAAATGGGACAGAAATTCTGTAAATAAACTTAATAGAAACTCCCAGAGTGCAACACAATCTAGTGTATGGCACAACATGGCCAAATTTTTATTTTGCAGTGGCATTGAATGTAAGATTTGATGCTGTGTAGACTGTGATGTAATGATGGGTCAAATTCACTTTAGAGAATGGATAGTTGATCCTTTCCAggcttcctctcccccaccctcatttGTAGTAGCTTCTGCATTGTAGTGCAATGACTCATCTAGACAAAGCTTGGCATCTCTTGCTTGGCTGTAGCTTTTGCTGGCATACAGTTCATTGCTTAAGCGCAACACCATGCAAGCCCTAGGTTTTACAGAGAGGTACTTCTTAAGTGTCCAAAAGGATTAGACTCCAGAGTTCTGTAACTTGGCAACAAGACATCAGTGGGACTGAGGGTGGGATATGAAGATCATGAATGCTTATCACTAAATTCGAAGGTTTGTTTGTGCTTGATCTTCCTCCTTCATGTAGAAGAAGCAAGGGAGGAATTAAGAGAGCAGGTATATAATGCCATGGGGGAAAAAGATGAATCCAGAAAAACTGCTGAAGAGTCTGTGATAGAGACTGGAATGGAACTGCAGCTAAAAAATAAGGATGTAGAAATGGAAGAAGTTAAGGAtgaaaaagcaaaagaaactgcTATGGATGTAGAACACAACACTCATGGAgagaaaaaggagcaggagaaaaCAGAAAAGCAGATAGAGGCAcctgtgcaagaaaagcaggggGTCAGTGAAATAACTGCTGAGGATATACTAGAAGATGGTGCTGCTAGGGAAGACAAACCAATGGCTTCAGAAGGCGCAGTTACAGAAGAGGAGCCAGTGGTAGCAGAAGAGGCTGGGGAAGACAGCGCTGTAAAGAAAGAGGTGTTAGTAGACAAGGCTGCTGGAGAAGCAAAGTCAATAACAGAAGAGATTGCAGAAGTAGCTGGTAAAGATACTATAGAGAAACAAGTGGCTACAGAAGAAACAGCAGGGGAAGAAAAGGCAGTTCTGGAGAAGatagaagaagaggaagaaaaacttgTTGTTTTGGCTGCTGAAAAGCAGGTGAACACAACTTTAGAAAAGAACTTAGTAGTAGAAGAATTAGTAAAAACCTCAGGTGAATcagtagaagaaaaagaatgcATGGCTGTTGAGAAAGTAGACTGTCAGGTAGAAAAAGCAGACGATCAGCCAGCCAGAGCTCTTGATGAGAAGACAGCGAAAATAGAGGCTTCTACAGAAAAggtggtggaattaaaagaaaaagaagagctgAAAGAACCCGTGTCTTCAGTTCCAGATGAAATTACTCCTGCACAGGCTGTCAAGCAAACACATGAAATACAAACTGAAGAAAAAGCTGAAGTTGCTGCTAAGgtagaaaaggaggaagaaaaggatgaCGAGATGAGAGAGGGCGAAGGTAACAGGGACAGAAGATAGTTATGGGTGGAATAATTTAGAGAGCTAACCCTTAGTAAAACTGTAATCCATTCAGAATTCTCTGCTTCATGCTAGGGAGCAATTTTGAAGCTGCAAAGATTAGTAAAAATTGTGTAAGTTCAAACGAAAGGTTAGCTGACAAGCTTAGCAAAACTATTGGCTATTTGCGGGGCTGTGACTAGCATGAGCAGTAAATATAGAAAGCAATGGCTGATAGAGAACACTGAATGGATGCTCACTGCATGCTCCTGTGTTGCAAGATTAACTCTTAACAACTTAAAGTATAACTTGCCTCCTATTCTGATATACTTGAACAGCAGGATCCActaaaatacagtaacattagAATGCTGATTTTTGGACCTGTATTCAATGAAGCTTTAAATCTAGCTTGATTTCACGTGTATACCTAGGAACTATTGCAAGTTGCAGAGTTCAtagctttcatatcctgcttctcTTGCTTCAGCATTGCTGTTAACTACTTCATAACAtcttgaaaatgtgtatttacaATTGAGATTCTAAGCTGTGAAGTGGCTGTAAACAATATGAATTGTTTAAAATCCAGAGTGACAACTTTGCTCTAACCCCTATTAATTTCAGGGCTTGCATGTATTTGTAGATTGTGTCTCCTATTATATCgttttaaaaacttaaaacagTTTGAGGTTGTAGCCACAAGGGATTTGGATTGCTAAAATACCTTAGAAGTGAATATCTGTTAGAAAGTATATAAAAAAGTTCCTTCTTGAGACTGGTGCACAGTGGTAAATACTGGTCAATTTCTCTAGGAAGCTATGCACTGATTATAAATATAGGCATACAGATTAGCTTTGCTTGAAGTAAATTGATGTTACTCGACTTAGTTATGACTAACGTCTCATTGATTTCACTAGGATCTGCTCTACAAATAACTAAATCTGAATTCACCCCTTTAATATTTTCATGTTAAACTGTGTCTCCTAAGCTAGCAAATGGGACTAATTACTTACATTACACAAATTAAACTTATActtcttaaagcagccttccccagcccggtgccctccaaacattttgaactacaacacccatcaaccctgaccattggcaatcctggcttgtgctgatgggagtttaaaacatctggaggggtagcaccaggttggggacggctgtTCTCTTCCCATTATTACTATATAAATTGAACTTTATAGGAACAAAACACATACTAAAATGTCTCCAACTTGGTGTTACACTAAGGAGTCTCATGCAAATAGGAAGATTTAATTTCAACAATAAAAGACATCATATATCGTAAACTTTCAATCTTTACTTGCAGATCACTCTTAAAACTCCATATGAATACATATTACAGTCCTTGAGCTGACCTTGTACAGAAAACTGTCAAGCTACATTCCACTTGAAGATTGGAAGTGGTATTGCTAGATAGATGATGGTACAATAATTGCGCAATGAACCAAGTTGAAAGAGTGAAGTAAAATGTATTTATGTACAGTATACAACTGAGTATATATTAATGACAAACTCTTCTTGTAGAGACTGAAGGGTCAGAAGAGGAAGACAAAGCTGACGACGATAAAGAAAATGACTCTACAGTTGAAGAGAAGGTGACATATAAATTAAATGAGCATTCAGACCTGTTAAAGAACTGGTTAAAACTATTTCCAATTATGAATGTTTGTAGAGCACAGAAAAAGTCTGAATACTGGCAAGATGAGGGAATTTAGTTCTCCCTGTAGATAACAATTATGATAGGGTGGGACATATGAACAGTTTCTATACAGGAAGGCACATATGTCACTAAAGGCTACCCAGTAGCCTTGGAGGTGACTTAAATAACTGTGAATAAATATAATTGAGTGTTATGAATCATGCACTGTTTAATAATGTACTAACAATTGGTTTGACTGAATACCCAAAATCTGAAGGTTTCATTGAACCTCAGCACCTTAATTTCTTGTTGTATTTAGACATTTAATAAATATTACTCCTTTGAaaggtttacagtgcaatccaatacatgaaTGGTTATtcataagtaagtcccacagGGTTTCAAGTGTggataggattgtagctttagtAGCTAAATATATGGCTTCTTTTTAGTATACATCAACTAATTTTGTAATTTTTCAAGTAAGCATTATAcagattttttaatgtttagaaaCTATATGATTTCAAGTGCATAATTACTTAGTTTAATAATCATCCAGAAAATCACTCTCTGGTTTTTAAGGGTTTGTGTAAAATTAAATCTGTGTGAAGTAATTGCACTGAAAAGGATGTAGGCTGAAATAGTCATGCACACTTGGAGGCTGTACTTATAGGTGTTAATGTCACTTCCTTACAGATGATGTGtggctttgcatgggttggagCAATCATAAGCCTGAAAAAGGCATGCAACTGTCTACTTCTTCTAGAACAGATTTTTGTGTGGTGCTGAGCTGCCATACCCTTTGAAAATGTGACCAGGATATCCTGTGGGAATGATGCTATATCATAATGTCATTCCTAGGGGAAATTCTTGTATTGGGAATGGAATATGGTA containing:
- the NASP gene encoding LOW QUALITY PROTEIN: nuclear autoantigenic sperm protein (The sequence of the model RefSeq protein was modified relative to this genomic sequence to represent the inferred CDS: deleted 1 base in 1 codon), whose product is MAEESAAPSTSADKTESMDVDGEAKKLLGLGQKNLVMGDIPAAVNAFQEAASLLGKKYGETANECAEAFFFYGKSLLELARMENGVLGNALEGVQVEEEEEKTEKTEDSMVESADNIDEEAREELREQVYNAMGEKDESRKTAEESVIETGMELQLKNKDVEMEEVKDEKAKETAMDVEHNTHGEKKEQEKTEKQIEAPVQEKQGVSEITAEDILEDGAAREDKPMASEGAVTEEEPVVAEEAGEDSAVKKEVLVDKAAGEAKSITEEIAEVAGKDTIEKQVATEETAGEEKAVLEKIEEEEEKLVVLAAEKQVNTTLEKNLVVEELVKTSGESVEEKECMAVEKVDCQVEKADDQPARALDEKTAKIEASTEKVVELKEKEELKEPVSSVPDEITPAQAVKQTHEIQTEEKAEVAAKVEKEEEKDDEMREGEETEGSEEEDKADDDKENDSTVEEKESEEDEVGNLELAWDMLELAKVIYKRQDTKEAQLHAAQAHLKLGEVSIESENYIQAVEEFNSCLTLQQKYLEAHDRLLAETHYHLGLAYHYNNQYDEAVLQFTKSMEVIDKRMVMLTERLKEKGEGSTEDEKEIEELKGLLPEIKEKIEDSKESQKTARVAELALKATLVGGSSSSFSQGTESSLASAIPVGQTADGASQCITDISHLVRKKRKPEEETQQGDNEAKKSKPEPAVNGGGDAAPSGNEVAEKMEEETEGRPQVETVQSAV